TGACGCGAACCTTGGGCACGACGAACAGGGAGATCCCCTTGATGCCTTCGGGTTCGCCTTCTATACGCGCCAGCACCAGATGAATGATATTGTCGGCCAAGTCGTGCTCACCCCAGGAAATGAAGATTTTATTCCCCTTGATTTTGTAATGATCGTCCTCAGGATAAGCCATGGTTTCCAATGCAGCCAGGTTCGAACCGGCGTTGGGCTCCGTGAGGCACATGGTACCGGCCCAGGTGCCGTCAAACATTTTGGGCACATAGGTTTCCTTGAGCTCCCTGGTACCGAAGCTTTCGACCAGGTGCGCGGCGCCATGCGTAAGGCTCGGCGCCATATTGAAGGATTGGCACGCCCCGTACATGAGGTCGTTGACGACAATACGCATCATGTGAGGAAATCCCTGTCCCCCATATTCCAAATCACGGGCGGCCGCCGTCCAACCATCTTCGCCGTATTGTTTGAATGCTTTTCGAAACTCTGGCGGGCAAATGACCTGATTGTTCTCAAATCGCAACCCTACGGTTTCTCCAATTTCGTTCAGGGGATCGACGACCCCTTTGGCAAACTCAACCGCCTCTTTGACCATCAAATCCAACACCTTCTCACTTTGGTCCTGATAGCGTTCCAGCTCACAAAGCCGGCCGTAATGAAGTTGCTCTTTGAGAATAAACATCAAATCCTTGGTATTGACTTTAAAATGTCCCATAAAAAAACCTCCGCATGGCGTTTGAAATAAATGGGCAAAATGAACGGGATGGACCCGCGGTAAATGACACCTGGGATCGACCATCAGCGTTGCACAATTGGGGCTACTCACCCTTTGACAGCAAGATGTCTGCCAAACATCTTTCGTCGATTCATGATTCTGTATTTATTATATTTATTTTTTATTTCAGGACACTGAAAGGAAAGACCGACACACAGGTCTGTATAGAAGACGCTACAGTACTGACCCTTTATAGGATCAACACCTTGACATTATTGTAGTTTTAAAAACGATAGACGATTCTATACATGCATAGAAAGCTCTACATAACGCCGTAGTCGTCCTATAACATTTTGTATTTTCTCATTTTTTGATATAATCCGGTACGATGGATACCCAATAGATCGGCTGCCTTATTCTTGTTGTGGCCACTTTCGAGAAGGGCCTTTGAAATGGCCTGGCGCTCGACATCGGCAATCAGGATTTTTAGCGGCGTCACCCCCGACCTGCCTACCACGCGGCGCTCCTTATGGCCCCTGAGCATTTCCGGCAAATGATCGACCTCGATCCTGTCGCTTTCGCAAAGGACCAATGCCCGCTCGGCCACATTACGCAGCTCGCGAATGTTTCCCGGCCAGTCATAGGATTTGAGCGCCTCCACGACCTCCGGCGCGACCGACTTTTTTTTGCGTCGCTCCTGCAGGCTCAACTCCTGCAGGATGGCCTCGAAAATGATCGCAATATCCTCGATTATGGTTCTCAACGAAGGCAAAGGGATGGTCATTACATTAATTCGGTAAAACAGGTCCAGACGGAAACCACCTTGTCGAATCATGCTCTCCAGGTCCTGATTGGTCGCACTGATCAGCCTGAAATTGATCTGCCGCGGCTTTCCGCCTCCGATTCGCTCGACCACTTTGTCTTGAAGCACCCGTAGAAGCTTGACCTGCATGCGCAACGGCATCTCGCTCACTTCATCCAAAAAGAGTGTGCCATTGTGCGCCAATTCAATTTTACCCGGCGCTCCTTGCCGCTGGGCGCCAGTAAATGCACCCGGCTCATATCCGAACAGCTCGGATTCAATCAACTCCGCGGGAACGGCGCCGCAATTAATTCGGACAAATGCATGGTGACGCCGTGGACTGGCGGCATGGATGGCGTGCGCGAACATCTCCTTCCCGGTTCCGGATTCACCGGAAATGATTACCGACGAGTCGTTTTGGGCCGCTATGCCCGCCAGGGCCTTTGCTCTTTCGATCCTCGCAGATCGTCCGACGATGTTGTCGAAAGAGAAGTGGGCGCCATGGATTTGCCAGGCTCCCGACTTGTAGTAATCCACCTGCTTTTCCAGGCTCTCGATGCGTTGGTACAGCGCCTTGACCTTCTGCGGACTGGAGAGCAGAAGTTTACCGGCCGCCCCGATCACCCGCCCCTCTTTGACGAGGGGAATTCTGGCGACAATCCGTTCACGATCGTTCAGAATCAGGCTTCGGCCGATTTCCGCACGACCGGTTTCGATCACCCGAACCAGATCGGAATCAGGATTGACATCTGAAATGTGCTTTCCTACAGCGCTGGCCAATGCCGATTTGGGGACACTCTCGTTGGACTCGCTGACAAAGCGGATAACACCGTCGGCATCAACCAGAATCAGACTCTCGTATGGATTGTTCAGCAGCGCGAACAAAAGTGTTCGGGGAATTTGCTCCAAGATATCTTTCATGGACGGTACGAGCTCCTGGATGGAATACATATTGGGCACACTCTAAACAAAGGTGATAATTTGCGTCAATGACCGATAGGTGAAAAAGATAAAAAAAGGGCATCCGAACCCAACGGATGCCCCATGAAGTTATCTGGAAATAGAAGTTTTGAGCTGTACCGAAACCTCAAGACGCGAGTTCAGTACCCAAACCAGGTGTCACCGGCAACTACTCGATCACTGCCACGGATGAAACCGTGACCACAGACCGCCCCTCGGCCTCCTCAACCGTGCCGGTTATCTTTACATTTTTCCCGACCAACCCACCCAGATCCTGGCCGGCCACCTTATAGCTGCCGCGATCGCTGAAAATGACGATACCTTCGTCTGTCTTGACCACTGTCCCCTGTATCTCCTCCTCATCGGACGTAGCCGCCTGCTCCGAAGACATCTCTGCTGCCGGCTGCTGTCCGGCTGGCATAGCAGCGGCCTGCGATTTCGAATCTGCCTGGCTCTGGGCTTCTCGCTTTTCCGCCGCCTGTTCTTGAGAGCCACCTTGCTCCGAGCATGCCACGGCGATCGTCAATGCACAAAAAAGCACAAATACCGCGCCAAGATACCTTTTCATCCTGTCCTCCTCTTTTTTGGTTCACTCCGGCCAGATCAGCATTCTCTGGCCTGTTAGGGGTACAACAAAAGCCCTTTCCCACATCTGAAGCCTTCCGGCCCGTCTGTTCACCTTCAGGATCATTCCACATCGCCGAGGCACCGCCGGGTATCCAGCGATTTTAAAAAGCAATTCCTATGCCCAAACATAACCCATTGTTTTTTATCCTTTTGAAAACTACTTGACACCAAAAGAGGGGGGAACTTGTTTCAATTTTTGCACGCTGCCAGGCCGAAAACGCTAAAACCTGCCTCTTGGGATTTGGACCAAGTCGTCATAGTTTCTTGACATGGGTTACCCGCAATGATAGTGAGGTTGGCTTGTGTCGGGGCGTAGCGCAGTCTGGTAGCGCACTTGAATGGGGTTCAAGGGGTCGGAGGTTCAAATCCTCTCGCCCCGACCAAATCCAACCATAAAGCGGTCTGGCTGACATGCCGAACCGCTTTTCGTTTTTCCGGACACCCTATCCCTTGACAAGGCCCTCCTCACCTTAATTTGGGTTTGAAAACCAGGCTATTTTCCGCTAAATCATCAGCTATCATGTCTTGAACGCGCAATTCATCACAAAACCACAACCCATATCGAGGACGCGATGATTCGTTCAAATCCAACCAAACTGGTGGCCATTATCGGTCTCAGCCTCTTACTGTCGACAGTCTTTGCAAGGGCGGATCAGGTGATCACTCCGGATCAGCGGCAATGGGCTCGCCAGGCGATCCAACAGGAAAAGCAGCTTGCCGCCATGACCAAACCCAACAGCATTGCGATCCTCTATTTCCGCAATCTGTCTGAGGATCGCGCCCTTGATCCACTTCAAAAGGGGCTGGCGATCATGCTGATCTCCGACTTGTCCAAGCTGGATATGATCACCGTCGTCGAACGAACGGAGCTGCAAGCCCTTGTTGAAGAGATCGGTCTTGGGCAATCCGGACTGGTCGATTCCAATACCACTCCTCGGGTCGGCCGTTTGTTGCAGTCCCAATATCTGATCGGTGGCTCTTTTTCAGGCAGTGCGGCAACGACGTTACATGTCGGCGCCCATTTGATCGATGTGGCACCGGGTAAAACCATTGGCCGAGCAGAAGTAAAGGACAAGATGGAACAGCTTTTCACTATTGAAAAGCAATTGCTCAACCAAATCATTTTAGACCTTAAAATCAATTTGACCCAACAGCAGAGACGTGACTTGGGTCGACCATTGAGTCGCAGCCAGGGTGCTTTGTTGGACCTGTTTCGGGGTATCGACGCGGTCGATCACCAGCAATTCGAGTCGGCGGCACAGTTCATGGATCGGGCGATTCAGCAGGACCCGAACCTGACGCTGGCCAAAACGTCGCTGCAGGAGCTGAAGGATAAGGGATTGGTTCCGCCATCCTACGGTGGTGGAGATGGTGCCCCAACGCCAGAAGAGAAAGCGGGTGAAGCAGAAATTCTCGAGCATCGCAGGCAGATGCTACGATCCGTGAGAAAGGAGACCTCCTTTTCGACCCAATTGCCGCCCGCCACCCCCCTGGCCCGCATTCCCCAACCGCCGTCAGTTCAGCCGACATCCCCTCCGCAGGAAGGGGAATCACCTATATTTGAACCTGATGAACCATGATACGCAGGCAAAACCATTCTAAAAAGCAGCGAAGACAGAAAGGAATTTCGTGATGCGAACGACCATGACCTGCATCTTGTTTCTCGCGGTTTCCGTGTTGGCTATTGTTCCGGCAGAGGCAGAAACCTATGGCCGGACAGGATTTCATATCGACTGGTGGAACAGCGATTCTGGAGAAGATGGATTCCAATACCATATCCCCATCGAGGCAGGACTCGACTACCGGAATTTTTATTTTAAGGTGCTCACCGCATACGCCTATAACGAAATCGACCCGGACAACGAAAGCAGTCGATCCTTCGATGGGTTTGTGGACACCAAGGTCAATCTGGCCTATGAAAGCGTGGCGAAATTGCCGGTGGATCTTTTATTTGCCCTGGATTTTAATTTGCCCACCGGAAAAACCGGAATGGATGCGAGAGACACGATCAGCATTGCCGATCCGGACAAGGCGACGATCACCCGCATGGGAGAAGGGTTCAACGTCAACCCGAATATTTCCGTTCTCAAACATTGGGGTGCACTGTATACCGCCGTCGGCGTTGGCTATATCTGGCGAGGCAGCTTCGATGCCGCCGACACCATGGAGGACTACGATCCGGGCAACGCCTTGAACTTGACGGGCGCCGTGGATTATATTTTCAATTCCCAATGGACCGGAAGCCTGTTCGGATCCTGGACGCGATTCGAAACCGACGAACTGGCAGGCGTCGATTATTATGAACCAGGCGATGTCACCATTGTCGGTGCTGGGGTCACCTATGCAAGAGCGACCTGGGAGTTGAACGGTGTGGTGAAAGCGATTTTCAGGGACAAGGATGAACGGCAAAACAACCTCGGGGTGCTGCAACCGGAGCCTGAGAACTATTTCGGTGATGAATGGATTGCCGAGATCAATGGTCGCGTTCAGATCACCGACCGCATGGATGTCAAAGCGTGGATCCAATACTTGATGATCGATGAAAACGATTATCCTACCACCGACCCGTATTACCTGAGCGAACGTGAAAAGACCCTGTTCGGCTGCGAATTGGTCGGACGCCTGACCGCCCGATGGGAGGCCGGCTTGAGACTGCAAGGCTACTTCATGGAGGTGGACAACAACCCGTCGAATTCCGCCGCCGGGTCGGATTTTGACGGCGGCAGCGCGACATTATGGGTATCGGCCCGCTTTTGATTGTTGGCGCTACTTAGTGTCCGTCCACAAACAGGCAAATTTGGTTTAGATCAAGGCGTGCGAAAAATTTTACCGCAGGCATATAGCTGATATTCCGAGGATAAAATTTTGAGCAGAACGCAGATATCGGGCAAATTGGCCATTTGTGGATGGGCACTACTTAAAAAAATCCAGAGGATGTCTGCGCGCTCCCTTCTGAGCTGTTCGCCGGATACTTCTATCCTGCGCACCGGGAACCGGATCGATGGGCCCTGACCAGGTCAGGGCGCCATCAAATCCAAGGCCGCATGATCGGCGGCCGATAGCCATCCATCTATATTTCCCGCCTTTGCCAGAGCGGTGGCTGTTTTGAGAATCTTTCCGCTGGCAACGTCCACCCGGCGCAAATCTAAACGCAAGGATGAACCCGCCACCTGAAAAGCCCCGAACACCATTTGTTGCGCACCGATGATACGGCCGAGTCTGAGCTGCGCCTGGGCATCGGCCACATCCGAACTGCCGA
This Desulfatitalea tepidiphila DNA region includes the following protein-coding sequences:
- a CDS encoding sigma-54 interaction domain-containing protein; translated protein: MKDILEQIPRTLLFALLNNPYESLILVDADGVIRFVSESNESVPKSALASAVGKHISDVNPDSDLVRVIETGRAEIGRSLILNDRERIVARIPLVKEGRVIGAAGKLLLSSPQKVKALYQRIESLEKQVDYYKSGAWQIHGAHFSFDNIVGRSARIERAKALAGIAAQNDSSVIISGESGTGKEMFAHAIHAASPRRHHAFVRINCGAVPAELIESELFGYEPGAFTGAQRQGAPGKIELAHNGTLFLDEVSEMPLRMQVKLLRVLQDKVVERIGGGKPRQINFRLISATNQDLESMIRQGGFRLDLFYRINVMTIPLPSLRTIIEDIAIIFEAILQELSLQERRKKKSVAPEVVEALKSYDWPGNIRELRNVAERALVLCESDRIEVDHLPEMLRGHKERRVVGRSGVTPLKILIADVERQAISKALLESGHNKNKAADLLGIHRTGLYQKMRKYKML
- a CDS encoding CsgG/HfaB family protein; amino-acid sequence: MISHGQEGIGGFLAGRIVQRITEMQAYQAVERQELLKAIEELNIGSSDVADAQAQLRLGRIIGAQQMVFGAFQVAGSSLRLDLRRVDVASGKILKTATALAKAGNIDGWLSAADHAALDLMAP
- a CDS encoding CsgG/HfaB family protein; the encoded protein is MIRSNPTKLVAIIGLSLLLSTVFARADQVITPDQRQWARQAIQQEKQLAAMTKPNSIAILYFRNLSEDRALDPLQKGLAIMLISDLSKLDMITVVERTELQALVEEIGLGQSGLVDSNTTPRVGRLLQSQYLIGGSFSGSAATTLHVGAHLIDVAPGKTIGRAEVKDKMEQLFTIEKQLLNQIILDLKINLTQQQRRDLGRPLSRSQGALLDLFRGIDAVDHQQFESAAQFMDRAIQQDPNLTLAKTSLQELKDKGLVPPSYGGGDGAPTPEEKAGEAEILEHRRQMLRSVRKETSFSTQLPPATPLARIPQPPSVQPTSPPQEGESPIFEPDEP